In Phaseolus vulgaris cultivar G19833 chromosome 3, P. vulgaris v2.0, whole genome shotgun sequence, the sequence AAAGCAGAAACATGATCGTGCTCATGGTTTTTATTCTATGGTCTATGAATCCATACTTTAATCATGTTCATGATCAAATTCTGACTGGCCATGAGATACCTCCAAATGAAAGTTTAATTACATGACTTCTTTGTGTGCCTACTCttaaaaagaatgaaaattctGTTGAATCTACTAAATTCTTCTACCATGGTGTCTAGTTAGGGTAGATGTGGATGTGGAAGTCAAGGTCGACATGGTGGCAAAAGTGGTCGACCTCAGGAATTTTTGAAGATGAATATCAGGAATACCTTCAGCTTAAATCCAGCAGCCAAGATAAACACTCTAAACACCTATTACCTCAACTACTTGTTTTTCTCAATATGTGGATAATCAAGGTCCATCGATAATTAATTCAAGAGCTTTTGATGGCATTCTGGAAATGATTTCTTGTTCACGTCAATATCTTCCCAAAATTTCCTCGTCAAATTACTCTAGTAAATGGATGCAAGCTGCTTTCTTGTAAATAGAATGTTTTCCTCCtctctttaaaataaaattcctcgttctataattttttcaaatgaaCCTTTATCCTAGCATTTTTTGTTGTATTTGTTTTGTTCATGATGTCTCTCCAAGTTTGGATAAGCTTCCAGTTCAAGCTATAAAATGTGTCTTCCTTGGATAATTGAGTCGGAAAGGGTAACAATGTTATTCTCCAAACACTAAATGGAGAATATATTGCAGATGTTACCTTTTAGAAAAAAACCTCCTTCTTTACCTCTTCTTTACAAGGCTTCGACACTTCCAATAGGTTTTACCTGTCACATCCTTTATTTCATTGTCCATTGAAGGTAATATTATTTCTTGGAAAAGTATGAAACAAAATGTTATTGCACGGTCTAGCTGAGATGCAGAGTGTAAAGCTATGGCCAAATCACTTGAAAATTGATATGGATTAAGCAGTTACTTTAAGAGTCAAGATTTTGTGATATTCAACAAATGAAGTTATAAGGCAACAACTAGATAGCCCTTCGCATTGACTCTAACCCCATGTTCCATGAAAGAACTAAACATAAAGATTAACCATCATATTATTCAAGAGAAGTTGTAGGGCAAGGAATTTTAAACTGAATTTGTCCACTCAAATGATCAACTTGCAGATATGTCTTGACAAAGTCTTGGAGATGGTCTTGAATTCAAATATATGTTCAGAACTTGGTGCATATAAATTATATGGTCCAACTTGAAGGGGGGGTGTTAGATTTAaaccttaaaaaatatattatgtccTTTTTGTAATTGTAAAAAGTTGTTTTCTTCTCCCCCATTCTGAATTGTAGCCCACTTGTtgctcttttttatttattagctGAGTGACAATGTGAGCAACTCagacattttttttctcaatatcaGAACTAACTGACCaccaaatacaaaaaaaaatgcagCACAAAGGAGTCAAACAGCCACAGTATGATGACGGGAAGAAACAATGAGGGAGATGGTACAGTGAGACAAACAATGGCATAGGTGGAAGGAAAAAGGGCagcacacacacacaacaaagGCTAGCCAGACATATTCCAGTAATTACTTTCATACTGTGGTCAAATTATGAGGTTTAGGTAGGGAAACACAGATAACATTACTGTGATATGGTGTATCATAACATGATACAATATACTAAGTACTAGCTCCTATTTATACTTATAATAGACTTCTAATTTTAATTGAATTGAGTTAGAATGTAATTGAATATAATGAAACATGCAAATCACTCCTAAGAGATTCTAAGtagtaataattataatataacattTTATAGATATTCTATGttctaaaaacaattaataatttTCTCTCTTCAGTGGGAGAAATGTTAACAATTAATAACAAATACATAAACCAAAAAGCTTTCTAGAAAAGATTAAGTTACCTCCAAAATGTCCTTTGGCTCCTTAGTTTTTGCATCAATAAGTTCAATCAAGACAGGTTTTCCATCCCTTGCAGGTGTGAtctatatacaataaaatgagGAATGTGGTGTGTCAAAGTAGCCAAACAAaactatataaaatattacaatatgTAGTTACCTTGGTTGCGAAAACTCCAGTATGATAATCAATATTTCGGGGATTTATAAGGACCCTTTGAGCCAACTTACTAATTTCAGGATCAAATCCGGGCATAAGTTGGTCCAAAGCCTCTACAAAAGTAACCTGCAGAATACCAATTATTACTTTACTTATCTTTTCAGTGATAAATTGGGGATCATAAATTTTACAAATAAGGAAGTAATATAAAGAGTAAATATTAATTAACGTTTTGGacaaataaaaagtataaacTGCAATATGATTTAACAGCACATCCACAGCTTTCTGATTTTAAATGACGGGATCAATTATCTGTAAATATTTCCAAGAACAAAaggtaaaagaaagaaaaagtatCACAGAGACATGCTACCTCACTTCCAAGTGCTGTATAGACATCACTGAATTCAAGGCCAATATACCCACTTCCTACAATTGCTATCCAATCAGGAACAGACTCCAGTTTGAGTGCATGGTCACTGGTAATCACAGTCTTCCCTGAAGGTAAATTTTAGGAAATTTTTCACTAAAGTAATTATACCCAATAAATCTATGGAAAAACATAAAGATACAGGGTGTGAATTTACACACGAGCGTCAAACTTGTGTCATAAGTTAGGGAGAAGATTCCCTTGACATAATATAGGACAAatgttaaaatttcaaattatatgaAAGCTAAATTATACATTGAATATCTATACTTATGTTTAATTGGAGGATGGATTAGCATATAAGTTTTCTGAAATATTTAATTGCCAAAGAGATAATTATTGTTTCAGTCTACCTTATGACCATATCCCTTCCCCTAAAAAATGAGTACATATAGGACTGCATGAAGCACTAAATTGACTTTTCAGATTGGAGATCAGAATATCCATCTACCCTgaagaaatattttctttatgcaGATGCAATAGAGTCTATTATCCTACCTACCTActactattaaaaatatatctCCAATTTACAATTCATCACCCCTTTTTCCATTGCATGCATAGGAACTAATAGCACTCTAGTTTCTATTTTCTTGTAGCTGGAAGGCAAGCCTAAAAAGCACTGAATTCGGTAAAACAAAATTTCCGTGGCTATCCAGCAAGGATGCTTGGGATAGCAATAACCCATCACACCCTAAAACTGGATAAGCCGCTTCTACCAGTGTCTTGCCTTAAGGACACAGAATGAGGAAGGAAAACATTGATATGTACCATCAACTTCAATGCCCTTTGGTACAAAAGGAACAGAACCAGTAGCAATGATGATATCTTTAGCAGTTACTATTTTGTTTGAAGAGCCAACTTTCACCTTTTGAGGACCCTGCacaaatttgatttctaaatcaaTTTCATTCCAATAATTTCCTATTTTCAAACATTCTAAACTCAAAGTATGTGATCACACTAATATCTATTTAAGTATTTACAATTATAATGCCATAGAAACCTCACAGCATAATACCAATGTCACGTTACCAATATAGTTCCAAAACCAGTAAGTATGTCTACTCCAAGCGCTTTCATTGAGTTGGTCAAATTGTTACGAATTTTTGAAGCAAGATTATTAGCATGATCAGCCACTCCTTGCCTGTCATACCCTGCCGCAGATACCTAAAACGagcaaaaaataaagaaaaatgatCATGTAACTGTCAATTGCTCGACACTTCTACCATGTGATAAAAACATTCAAAGAGTTTGTTGTCAACCAATCAGAAATCAGTGTTGACATGACTTTCagatattataaaaatgttaacaTTCATAAGTTACCTGTTGTATGACTGTATAAGATAATTCTTCTAAAAGTCAACGACCTTGGTGATTGAATGacagaataaaattgttttaccATATCAATCTATAGCATATTTCTTCTACAAACTTTACCATGCACCTCTATATGTGATATACAGTGTTCATACTAATTAAATTCATTATTCTAATATCATTGCACAACTATTCGCACATAATACAACGCTCTTACCTGTAAGCCAAAGGACTTCAAGTGATGGTCGCTCTTTAGTTCTCGCATACGACCACTCACTGCCAAAAGAGCTTTCGAAGGAACGCAGCCTCTGTTCACACATGTCCCTCCCACCACATCTCCTTCCACAATCGCGGTTTTCAAACCCTGCAGTTATTCCATTAAAACATTCTCATACAAATGTAATGCTCAACTCAACTCGCTTTATCACACAATCATTATTCCATAACGGCTATCTATTTATGGATTCATTATATAAAGAATAACTACCATATCAAATATCGGATTAGTAACTTAGTAACGAATTTGATTGTCAAACAACGAATTTCGCAATAACAAGTTGAAATGTGTTTATGTTTCCCGAGATCGAACCTTCTCGACGGCATGAAGCGCGGCGCCGTGGCCGCCAACGCCAGCGCCGATAATGAGCAAATCGTAGTCGAACGATTTGGGAGCGCTGCCATTGGCGGAGAGCGCGGCCGAAATTGCGGCGGAGTGAGGGCGGCGAGGGAGGTGTGAGTGGTGGCGGTTGAGAGAAGCAGCGAGACCTGAATCAAATGCCTCACGCCGCAAGCCGCAGAAGCGGAGATTGAGAGGCGTGGACTCGGGGACGTGGAAAGAGTGGCGTGATCTGGAGATGGTTGCGGCGGAGGAGGAGGTGGCGGAGAACGAGAGTGAGAGCGAGGATTGCATTTTGAAGGAAGAGagaaatggaaatggaaatggTGAAGTGGAAATGTATGGAGAGAACGAGATCTGAGAGAGGGAATGAGTATAAGAGTATAAGAGGGAGAATGAAACCTCGAGGAGTCCGTTGGGAGTTAGGAACAGTGAGAAGGGAGAAGAAAGAGGCGGAGATATCAAAGAGCGGTCGATCAACTACTTTTGTTTACTTTGAACTTTGCGTTATTATTCATTCAtagattttcttttttctttttttcctccactttacaattttttttatactgaaCAATTTATATCTATTATCACTTTGCTAATTTAgtacttatttttaattttaaaaattaattttgtatttattatgaGAGAATGATTGTGTTAAGTTCTCAATAATGCTATTTTTACAAgtttcgataaaaaaaaatagaatgaattatgaaaaaatttatGTGATCCTCGcgtaaaatgtataaatatcACACTCATTCAATAATTGCATTCAAAATGTGGTCCTTTAGAAATTatagtctttaatttcttttggtttttttcTCATAATTAGTAATTTATTATCTCTTCATTATGGGAAACATAGGTATAAGTAGACTAATTGATCAGAAATTTCTTTAAATTCTACATACCTACTACACCGTTGATCCATTAGATAAgatcaaatttttttctttagtcATATGTTAAGGTTTATGGTTTAATATACTTGTTAACGAAGATTGTAATTTTCAGCATATCCATCAAACTCAAAAATGAATAATAAGGTGTCAAACTATTATTAGGGTTATTGTTTACTAGTTCATAAAACTGCAATTAAAGTAGTTATTAGGATGAGACGGTGGATTTGAAGAAGAGGAAAAAGGATAAAAGTGTAATTATCTTTTTGAAATGCACAGTATTTCGTTTCAAATCTCTTCATAGGCCataaaaattcagaaaaaaattgtattaatgTTTCCCTTCTTTTAATATAAATCTAAAAATTGTTTTGtcatctttaaaattgattattgtaattttgaatgttttataaacaaaataatttaatatcttaATCTTTGTATTCcctaaatacatattttaaacttttaattatctttaaagtaagttaattaatttaattgctaaaataatgTTAAGTAtagtagtttttattaattataaaagattttcatcatttaatgaatataatatttcatttgcaattaaaaaatagtgtgtatatatattgaataaattatttttgaatccttaacatttaaaaaatataaaaattaacgCATAACATAATAAGTGCATTATAGGTCCTCattcatattttaattgttttaatatttattattgattttttttcatttattaattgTTAGAATAATTCTCATAATTTAGTGTTCTTATAATTtagtgtttttatttaatttaagttGAATGAGAATTAGAAATTCACTATTTAATATGATAGAatgatgaattttttattataatttctttatCACATTTATCATAACTTGACAAATGAATACTATAAAGAACACAACCACAAACTTGATAACAAATTTTCAAGGAATACATGCATAATGAACATATCTTAGTGTATCACTTTATGGATCATCCTATTTTTTGAAGATTAACTCTTTAACACCATTCATAACAATCCTCGATAGCATAAGTTCTTGAGATATCAAAGAATCAATTAAGTCACTCTCATGATAGTTAAACATTATAACCATATCATTTTATAGCATACTACTTGTTGCAAATGAAATTTCCACATTACCCTTTTCACAATTGTCATTCATTTATCAATGTATAGTTTCAGTATTAGTATCAAATGATAACAAATTGTCATAGTCTTAAGCATCATATTTTTTTCTACAAATCactttattttgtgaaaacttgtCTCTTTGATCACACTACATGAATTCGACATACTTTCACGAGCTTTAGCACTCCTAAAGCTAGAACACTCCCTTTGACTATCTTTGTCTTCTACTTTTGTTGTTTTAACATACCCTCACTTTAATATTCATTTCAAAATCAGAATGGTTTTCATCACCAAAAAGTGATTATCCAATTCTCACCATCATTTATGTTTTATAGCATTTTTATGAGTTGCATGTATGCATTACCCTCTCATGACTCAAGTATATTATTGTTGGTTCACTTTTGTAAAGGGTCCTAAATACATTTTATATCTAAAGTACAAATGAAAAATTCAATTATGTAATAAACAAtatcattaaaattattaattcacAACCCATGTAGTTACACTTcttagttaaattttatttttatttaattaccaTAAAGTTCATATTAGcgataaaacaaaattttaatcatCAAGATTCTCATGTTGAAAATTCTATGGTAACACCATTATAACAAATTTACATTTCAAATAACGATCAATCATGTTACCTCATAAATCATAAAGatacaataatttatttgtttaggTTTGCAATTGCCTCTTTTCTGAAAAAACAAGATAGATATTCATTGTTAAGTAATCTCAaatgattaaatttaaattagtaaaaacataattaacttTCACAAATAAAACAAGAGTTTAAAAACTTAATCTCCTTAAAATAAGAGTTAATATACCAATTAAAAtgagtatataattttttaaaagttaatattcTTATGCGATGTAAAAAGATATACAAATATTCATAAAATTCAAAGAAGTACAATAAGACAATTTATATTGGAAAATTATCACAAAGAATAAAACACTTTTCTAAATCTTCTCAACCTTAAATGAAGATAGACTTTTCAAGATTTAAAGTTATACAATTATCTTTCAGGATAAAAtactcaaatatttttttccagTTTTCCCAACAAAATTGCCTTTCAATACTTGTTTTCAAAATCTAAAATAGATTAATGATgaacataattttattcacacttattagctttaatcataaattattggaatgtaataataaataaattcattgttttaatcAAGATTCATATAATTGAGTATATTCAGGCCTTAACtatttttgtgttaattttgtgtttttttagaTTAGACCGTTTAAAGGAAGTGTTTAGTTTTGcaaatgggccaaatatgcaaaaagtccaagttgcttctttgaatcaaaatagaaaacaaattttgaggagaagaatgagaaaataaaatctacaatatctcataaACAGTAGAATACAGTGAAACAAAATccaagaattatggaaagttgGAAATTGTTAAGAGAATCTAAACCATAATATTTttccaagatccttggagcagaaaaaccTATAAAAAGACAAAAACTTCAAGGAGAAAGGGGGAAGTTTCACAgagttttcttagtttattttcttctttgtaattcttttatttttgccTCTGCATTGGAAGATTAAACATTTTTGGTTGATTtctttgtaattccccattgagttatgaggttctgatcaataaaagttttgtttttcaattctcTATAGGAGTTGTTTTAATATTCTGAAAAACTAGATTTTGTGAGAgattgtacttgaacgcatgattgagagtttttcttatcttaaattttggtttcttagttagttcgcattgttctaattaatttcttgggcgcatgattcaaaagagaggagataagcattcccatggagtatacacatggaacaaagtggatactgattaaactagtagacgcatgatTTACTGGTGAGCTTCAAATTGAATTAGATTGACGCATGTTCAATATATCTTTAGAAGACCTATGAAGAATTCATTGGTGGAAAAACTTAgagatcaaccgct encodes:
- the LOC137807000 gene encoding dihydrolipoyl dehydrogenase 2, chloroplastic-like, with translation MQSSLSLSFSATSSSAATISRSRHSFHVPESTPLNLRFCGLRREAFDSGLAASLNRHHSHLPRRPHSAAISAALSANGSAPKSFDYDLLIIGAGVGGHGAALHAVEKGLKTAIVEGDVVGGTCVNRGCVPSKALLAVSGRMRELKSDHHLKSFGLQVSAAGYDRQGVADHANNLASKIRNNLTNSMKALGVDILTGFGTILGPQKVKVGSSNKIVTAKDIIIATGSVPFVPKGIEVDGKTVITSDHALKLESVPDWIAIVGSGYIGLEFSDVYTALGSEVTFVEALDQLMPGFDPEISKLAQRVLINPRNIDYHTGVFATKITPARDGKPVLIELIDAKTKEPKDILEVDAALIATGRAPFTQNLGLENIDVVTQRGFVPVDERMRVIDANGKLVPHLFCIGDANGKMMLAHAASAQGISVVEQVSGRDNVLNHLSIPAACFTHPEISMVGLTEPQAREKGEKEGFEVSVAKTSFKANTKALAENEGEGLAKLIYRPDNGEILGVHIFGLHAADLIHEASNAIALGTRIQDIKFAVHAHPTLSEVLDELFKSAKVKAQASSPVSEQVAV